From the genome of Cytophagales bacterium WSM2-2:
GCTGAGAAATGCATGAAACATGTTCGTACTGATGTTTTTCGTCAGGGACAGAGTGTCAATTCTGTATATCTTATAGAAAAAACCGGAAATGACCCACGTCAGACTGAAGATGAGAAAAAATGTCGTGACCTGTGCTTCAGGAATGCCACTGGCGAATCCCAGGTTACGAACAGATCTGAAAGCGAAACCGATCAACCAAAAATCGATCAGGAAAATCAAAACTTTTAGTACGGGTGAGTAACACTTTCCTTTCATACTTTTTGTATTAGAATTTTATCGTTGTCCCGCAAAATCATTTTACACACACGAAGTACTCAATTTGAGCACAGCTGATTCAACGATTACTGTCGTGCAGGGAAGAAAACTTAATCATCGGGTTTATCTTCTTGCCGGAAAGTGACGATCACTATCATTGCGACCTGAAACATGTATCATTTCCTATCCTAAACTCGTTACCGAAAATTGTTGTCAAAAAAAATCAACAATGTCAAGCGATACTAAAGTGGCCTTGATTACTGGCATCACCGGGCAGGATGGTGCCTATCTGGCTGAGCTCCTTTTAAGCAAAGGGTATGTTGTACACGGAATTAAAAGAAGAAGTTCCTCTCTCAATACAGATCGAATAGATCATTTGTATCAGGACTCGCATGAAAGGCATGTTAAATTTAAGCTTCACTATGGTGACCTGACGGACGCCACAAGCCTGATACGCATCATTCAGGAAATTCAACCTGATGAGATATACAATCTGGGGGCAATGTCGCACGTGAAAGTAAGCTTTGATACACCTGAGTATACAGCAGACACCGATGGTTTGGGAACGTTACGAATTTTAGAAGCTATCCGGTTGTTGAATCTTGTGCAAAAGACTAAAATTTACCAGGCCTCTTCATCTGAACTTTACGGACTCGTGCAGGAAATACCACAGCGCGAAACAACTCCGTTCTATCCGAGATCTCCCTATGCTGCTGCAAAACTTTACGCTTACTGGATTACTGTAAACTACCGTGAGGCATACAATATGTTTGCCTGTAATGGAATCTTATTTAATCATGAATCGCCTTTGCGTGGAGAGACATTTGTGACGCGAAAAATTACACGAGGAGCTGCTCGGATCGCCCTTGGTTTGCAAGAGCGCCTGTATCTGGGCAATCTCAATGCACAGCGAGACTGGGGCCATGCAAAAGATTATGTTGAAGCCATGTGGCGGATTCTTCAGCAGGAACAACCTGAAGATTTCGTCATTGCAACCGGGGTAACTACCACCGTCAGGGAATTTGCAAGGATGTCATTTCTCGAAGCCGGTATTGAACTGGAATTTGAAGGTGAAGGTAAGGAAGAAGTGGCCCGGGTAGTCCGATGTCACAGCTCTGAATATTTTATATCCCCTGGAAAAATCGTACTCGCTGTGGATCCTAAGTATTTCAGGCCAACTGAAGTAGAACTCTTAATTGGTGACGCCACTAAAGCCAGAAAGAAACTGGGATGGCGACCTACATACTCCGTCCAGGAGATTGCCAGCGACATGATGATGGCAGATTTAAAATTATTCGAACGCGATAAAATTCTTATTTCGAACGGTCAGGAGGTCATAAACATTGATGAGCAATGAAAAAAGATGCAAAGATTTACATCGCGGGTCACCAGGGATTAGTTGGATCCGCAATATACCGGAGGTTACATAATGAAGGGTTTCATAATTTGGTTTTAAAAAAGCACTCGCAGCTGGACCTTCGCGATCAGCTAGCCGTACAGGATTTTTTTGACATTGAGCGTCCTGAATTCGTGTTTTTGACGGCCGCAAAAGTAGGCGGCATTTATGCCAACAATACCTATCGGGCAGAATTCATATATGATAACCTGATGATACAGACAAACGTTATTCATTCTGCTTTTACTTATGGCGTTAAGAAACTTCTTTTCCTAGGCTCCTCGTGCATATACCCGAAATTTGCCGTACAACCGATGAGGGAAGATGCACTGCTAAGTGCAGCTCTAGAATCCACCAATGAACCTTATGCTGTAGCAAAAATAGCTGGAATAAAAATGTGCCAGGCCTATCGTCAACAATATGACGCTAATTTCATCTGTCTGATGCCCACGAATTTGTACGGTCCAAATGACACTTACGATCTACAAAATTCACATGTGCTTCCGGCTCTTATTCAAAAGTTTTATGAGGCTAAAACAGAGGGTAAAAAATCAGTAGAGATATGGGGAAGTGGCACACCGAGAAGAGAATTTCTTCACGTGGATGACCTTGCCGATGCATGCCTGTTCCTAATGGAAAAATATGACAGCGATGAAATAATAAATGTCGGTACTGGTACAGATTTGAGTATCAAAGACCTTGCGCTTCTCATAAAACGTTGTAGCGGTTTTGATGGTGACCTTTACTTTAATTCAAAATATCCTGACGGCACACCACAAAAATTACTTGACATCTCAAAAATAAAAAGCCTGGGTTGGAGACCTAAGATAACCCTTCGTGAAGGAGTTCAGGAAGTGTGTTCCGAATATGAAAAGACGAGACTATACCAGGGAACGGAATTACTCGCTGGCCACTCTGGCCGCCATTAGCTTGATAACCTATTCGGGCTTTCGTGTCGTTTTAAATTTATATACAAGCAGATTTCCAGAAGTTCCGCGTGCCCCTTCGCTTAGGGTGTAGAATTCATTGGCTTTAATCGACCACGCTATCGCCTCACCTTGCTGCTCGCGTTCGTAAGGTAATTCAGTCGGCTTCCTCGTCAACGCGCCAGGCAAGCTTTCTCGAATGGTCCTTTGCCAGTAGTACACTTTCTCGTAATCCTTTAGAAGTATCTGAGTTCCATCCTGTGAAATGCTTCCCGCAACTATTTTCGTAAATGGAAGCGTCATCATTTTGCGAAGTACAATCACGCCCTTAGGAAACGGATAAGACGCGGTGTAAAGGCCTACAGAATCCTCGCGTTTAGAAATAAGATAGAGGTCACTCGTCAATGGATCAATCAAAAATGTTTCGGTATCCCGTTTCCCATCGGGCATTTTCAGAATTAAAGTATCGTATTGAGTTATAGTCACCTCTTTTTGCGACCCCAAAACAGGTTCTTCAAATCGGTAGATGAACTTCAGTTCGTGTTGAGCCCAGTTGTCTCCAATGTCGGCTACATAAATATATTTTCTTCCGTCATATGGCCCGGGGCCGATTGCAATATCCTCCCAATCCCGATTACGAACATTGGCTAACGTACAAATCAGCCGGATTTTCGCATGCGTATCAATCAGGAAAACTTCTGGGGGATTGCCACTATCATTGAGAGTCCAGAGAAAACCGGGATTGACCGTGCTTGCCACGAGGCCCGATGCTTCCTCCAGCCGCTGATCCACTCTGCCCAATGATTTGATTGTGTCTGAAGATTTTGACTTTTCAGGCTTGCAACCACAGGCAAGAAAGCAGCTGATAACCAAAAAGGAAACCTTCGTTAATTGCATTGACTCTACTTAGGAACAAGGGGCAACATTGCTTCAATTCTCTTGAAGTACAACTTGGTATTTTAAACGCAGAAGCTGGTCAATATTGCGCATCTAATGAAATTTCTCATTCACCGAACCCCAATAATATGCTAATGATTTGATTTTATCAATGTAGCCATAATAGCCATTTGGCTTAACCACGTAGCTATTGGCCCCTAGTTCATAAGCCGAATTCATATCACGCTCATCTATTGAGTTGGTTAAAATGATAACTGGCAATTTTTTCGTCCCCGCCTCTTCTCTGATTTTCTTTAACATATCAAGCCCGCTAATAGTCGGTAGCCCAATATCTAAAATCACAAATTTTAATTTTGCCTGAACTTCATTCCCTTCGTATTTCTTCTTCGAATAAATAAAGTTCAGTGCATCTAACCCATCTGTAAAGGAGCGAAAACGTATGCTATCGCTCGCCTGCAACATAGCGAGTCTAGTGAGTTCTGAGTCGTCTATGCTGTCCTCCACAATGACAACTTCGACTGAATTTTCATTTTCCACAACCGGATACAGGTTTGAATTTAAATCGACCAAAGTTATTTGACAGATGTATCCAAAAAAGAGTTAGAACAATGAATTTCGAGTGCATCTTTTAACGACAGGTTGTCATAACTTCTCAAATGACTTGTGCTCATCTAAATGGCTAAGGGGCTAGATTAAATGGCTAAGGGGCTAGATCAATTCAATCGGAATTCCTTTTCAAGATTTTCTCACTCACGCACAGAATCCGATATGGAGTTGTGCGGCACTAAATGGCCGAACCAGCATTCAAATACGCAGCGCCAAAGACGCCTGCACTGTCGCCTAGTTTTGGTCGGACCATAGGTGTATCGAATTGGTCGTTGAAAATATAGTTCTTCACGGATACCCTCCCTTCCGAATAAAGTAAATCGATGTGACTCAAGCCACCTCCAATGACAATAACATCAGGGTCCAGGATATTGACGACTACGCTAAGGGCCTGCCCAAAATAAGTAATCATTCGCTCCATCGTCTTCACAGCAATCTCATCGTGGCCAGATTGGTATGCTGCATAAATTTCTTGCATCTTCTTTTCTGACATACTCAAACTAGAATAGTATTTCTCCAGGTACGGTCCCGAGAGGATTTTCTCCACGCATCCATTTTTACCGCAGTAACAATGATCGCCAGTAGCATCAAGTACATTGTGCCCCCACTCGCCACCGATCCCGTGTAAGCCGTTAATTACCTTGCCGTCTACCACAATCCCACCTCCTACACCGGTACCCATAATCACACCAAACACTATGCGCGCTCCGGGATAGTTCTCTTTTACGACTCCCATATTCGCTTCTGCAAGTGCAAAGCAATTGGCATCGTTGGCGAGACTTAGTTTAATACCAAGTAGTTTTTCAAGGTCGTCTTTTAGTAGTCTTCCGTTCAGGCAAGTGGTATTACAATTCTTCATGGTGCCTGTCCTAGGATTGACAGAGCCGGGTGTGGCAATACCGATGTGCCGGGCCCTGTAACCAATAGCTGCCTCCATTTTGTCGGTGAGTCTTTTTATTTGGCCGAGGATGTGATCATAGCCCAAATGACTTTCGGTAGCAACCCGTTCGCGAAATAACACGTTGGGTTTCGCTGCCGATTCTAAAATTACTCCCTCTACTTTCGTTCCTCCGAGGTCGATACCCCAGAGGTGAGTGCTGCCGTCTTTCATTTCGAAATTTAATAAGATAATATTTTGCGATACAGTACTCCTGATTCTGTCTCAATTTTCAGAATCAAAAGCCCGGTGTGCCGGTTGTAGGCGATATGCAGATCTGAATCGATTGCAGAATAAGTAACAGGAACTGATTGTCCTGTAACATCAGCAAGGGATACATTCAGTACAGGACTACTAAGCCCGCTTACGTTTATAATTCCGGAAGCAGGATTCGGATACAGGGTGAT
Proteins encoded in this window:
- a CDS encoding sugar kinase; protein product: MKDGSTHLWGIDLGGTKVEGVILESAAKPNVLFRERVATESHLGYDHILGQIKRLTDKMEAAIGYRARHIGIATPGSVNPRTGTMKNCNTTCLNGRLLKDDLEKLLGIKLSLANDANCFALAEANMGVVKENYPGARIVFGVIMGTGVGGGIVVDGKVINGLHGIGGEWGHNVLDATGDHCYCGKNGCVEKILSGPYLEKYYSSLSMSEKKMQEIYAAYQSGHDEIAVKTMERMITYFGQALSVVVNILDPDVIVIGGGLSHIDLLYSEGRVSVKNYIFNDQFDTPMVRPKLGDSAGVFGAAYLNAGSAI
- the gmd_2 gene encoding GDP-mannose 4,6-dehydratase produces the protein MSSDTKVALITGITGQDGAYLAELLLSKGYVVHGIKRRSSSLNTDRIDHLYQDSHERHVKFKLHYGDLTDATSLIRIIQEIQPDEIYNLGAMSHVKVSFDTPEYTADTDGLGTLRILEAIRLLNLVQKTKIYQASSSELYGLVQEIPQRETTPFYPRSPYAAAKLYAYWITVNYREAYNMFACNGILFNHESPLRGETFVTRKITRGAARIALGLQERLYLGNLNAQRDWGHAKDYVEAMWRILQQEQPEDFVIATGVTTTVREFARMSFLEAGIELEFEGEGKEEVARVVRCHSSEYFISPGKIVLAVDPKYFRPTEVELLIGDATKARKKLGWRPTYSVQEIASDMMMADLKLFERDKILISNGQEVINIDEQ
- a CDS encoding response regulator, giving the protein MVDLNSNLYPVVENENSVEVVIVEDSIDDSELTRLAMLQASDSIRFRSFTDGLDALNFIYSKKKYEGNEVQAKLKFVILDIGLPTISGLDMLKKIREEAGTKKLPVIILTNSIDERDMNSAYELGANSYVVKPNGYYGYIDKIKSLAYYWGSVNEKFH
- the fcl_2 gene encoding GDP-L-fucose synthase, whose product is MKKDAKIYIAGHQGLVGSAIYRRLHNEGFHNLVLKKHSQLDLRDQLAVQDFFDIERPEFVFLTAAKVGGIYANNTYRAEFIYDNLMIQTNVIHSAFTYGVKKLLFLGSSCIYPKFAVQPMREDALLSAALESTNEPYAVAKIAGIKMCQAYRQQYDANFICLMPTNLYGPNDTYDLQNSHVLPALIQKFYEAKTEGKKSVEIWGSGTPRREFLHVDDLADACLFLMEKYDSDEIINVGTGTDLSIKDLALLIKRCSGFDGDLYFNSKYPDGTPQKLLDISKIKSLGWRPKITLREGVQEVCSEYEKTRLYQGTELLAGHSGRH